Proteins from a single region of Candidatus Puniceispirillum marinum IMCC1322:
- a CDS encoding 4-hydroxybenzoate 3-monooxygenase has translation MRTQVAIIGAGPAGLLLSHILYLRGISSVIIEARSQSYCEARIRAGILEQGTVDILRAAGLGARMDREGLPHHGIDIAFDGGIHPISIEKYDGGRQVMAYGQTEIVKDLFRQHVDNGTVIITDAEVTAIHDIDGISPQILYRREGKDHTLNCDFVAGCDGFRGVSRKAMPTSIRNDFDLIYPYSWLGILAKATPMNKVVIYAQHPRGFALQSMRSNDISRLYIQVDNDDHVDNWSDEALWDELDVRIGVKQNRGEIIQKGITPMRSFVSEPMSSGRLFLAGDAGHIVPPTGAKGLNLAIADIALLSAAFIDFYCAESEVQLQEYSSRALRRVWKVERFSWFCTTLLHTDHRHSEFEKKLQRADMDYLLSSDAAMKSFAENYAGLPVEILPDL, from the coding sequence ATGCGGACTCAAGTTGCAATTATAGGGGCAGGGCCCGCTGGCCTGTTATTATCGCATATCCTTTATCTTAGAGGAATTTCATCGGTCATTATTGAAGCGCGGTCACAAAGCTATTGTGAGGCGCGTATTCGGGCCGGCATTCTCGAACAAGGTACAGTTGATATTTTACGGGCCGCCGGCCTAGGCGCACGAATGGACCGTGAAGGATTGCCTCATCACGGCATTGATATTGCTTTTGATGGGGGTATTCATCCCATCAGCATTGAAAAATATGATGGTGGCAGACAGGTTATGGCCTATGGCCAGACTGAAATTGTCAAAGATTTATTTCGTCAGCATGTGGATAATGGCACGGTCATTATAACTGATGCCGAGGTGACTGCAATTCATGACATTGATGGCATTTCCCCGCAGATACTCTACCGTCGTGAAGGCAAAGACCATACACTAAACTGTGATTTTGTGGCTGGCTGTGATGGATTTCGCGGTGTGTCCCGAAAGGCTATGCCAACATCTATACGCAATGATTTTGATCTGATTTATCCCTATTCATGGCTGGGTATTCTGGCCAAGGCAACGCCTATGAATAAAGTTGTCATCTATGCCCAGCATCCAAGAGGGTTTGCTTTGCAATCGATGCGATCGAATGACATCAGCCGCCTCTATATTCAGGTTGATAATGATGATCATGTTGATAACTGGTCGGATGAGGCATTATGGGATGAATTAGATGTCCGGATTGGCGTTAAGCAAAATCGTGGTGAGATCATTCAAAAGGGCATCACACCGATGCGGTCATTCGTATCTGAGCCTATGTCCTCTGGACGTCTGTTTCTAGCTGGCGATGCTGGCCACATTGTGCCACCAACCGGGGCAAAGGGGCTGAACCTAGCCATTGCTGACATAGCCTTATTATCGGCTGCCTTCATTGATTTCTATTGTGCTGAAAGCGAAGTCCAACTGCAGGAATATTCATCTCGTGCGCTTCGCCGCGTTTGGAAAGTCGAACGCTTTAGCTGGTTCTGCACAACTTTGCTCCATACCGATCATCGCCATTCGGAATTTGAAAAGAAACTTCAACGTGCTGACATGGATTATCTTTTATCATCAGATGCCGCGATGAAATCATTTGCCGAAAACTATGCTGGGCTTCCTGTCGAAATTTTGCCTGATCTATAA
- a CDS encoding bactofilin family protein, whose amino-acid sequence MDGSTNIIQGMVVEGKLDGGESPVVISGNFSGELIAVEVFLEEMGVFKGTMNADRVEIAGDFNGTLTTEELSVGSTAKVDGELRANSLAIELGAEVIGSVGRKS is encoded by the coding sequence ATGGACGGAAGTACAAACATCATACAGGGCATGGTCGTTGAAGGTAAGCTTGACGGAGGTGAATCACCGGTTGTTATTTCAGGTAATTTTTCCGGTGAGTTGATTGCTGTTGAAGTATTCCTTGAAGAGATGGGCGTTTTCAAAGGCACTATGAACGCTGATCGTGTTGAAATAGCAGGTGATTTCAACGGAACTTTGACCACTGAAGAACTATCAGTTGGGTCAACAGCAAAAGTTGATGGAGAGTTAAGAGCGAATTCACTTGCCATCGAACTTGGTGCCGAAGTTATCGGATCGGTTGGGCGCAAGTCTTAA
- a CDS encoding bactofilin family protein, producing the protein MDISKTKAVIGEGAHFSGTISNAKSIEINGTVEADLEAEKVSIGPEGEFRGAIKSDLVVISGHYHGEMHAHSVWATETAQIAGEVHYQSLQMDRGAALNCRVVHNWTEDTGNSVAEPEDEDAASDDAETGDEAS; encoded by the coding sequence ATGGATATATCTAAAACCAAAGCTGTCATAGGTGAGGGCGCTCATTTTTCAGGCACGATAAGCAATGCCAAGTCAATCGAGATCAATGGCACCGTCGAAGCAGATCTGGAAGCTGAAAAAGTTTCAATCGGACCAGAAGGTGAATTTCGAGGCGCGATCAAATCTGATCTGGTTGTTATTTCAGGTCATTATCATGGTGAAATGCACGCCCATAGTGTGTGGGCAACCGAAACAGCGCAGATCGCTGGCGAAGTCCATTATCAATCTTTGCAAATGGATCGTGGTGCCGCACTGAATTGCCGTGTTGTTCATAACTGGACCGAAGATACGGGCAATAGTGTTGCGGAGCCGGAAGATGAAGATGCCGCCAGCGATGATGCTGAAACAGGTGATGAAGCCTCATAA
- a CDS encoding bactofilin family protein, which produces MFKNSESNGADSVNVSVIDDQMRITGTVVSDGDVILAGQLDGQIICNKLTVEDGAILNGSIETGEVVISGTVTGDVVSINAQIEASGHFEGDLKCIGIEVEAGAHVVAKFKKAPAKILKAAAKLETEAD; this is translated from the coding sequence ATGTTTAAAAATTCAGAGTCAAACGGCGCAGATAGTGTAAATGTGTCTGTAATCGATGACCAGATGCGAATCACCGGAACAGTGGTTTCGGATGGTGATGTTATTCTTGCAGGTCAATTGGATGGGCAGATTATTTGCAATAAATTAACTGTCGAAGATGGTGCCATTCTTAATGGCAGTATCGAGACTGGGGAAGTTGTCATCTCGGGGACGGTTACAGGTGATGTTGTCTCCATTAACGCTCAAATCGAGGCGTCTGGTCATTTTGAGGGTGATTTAAAATGTATAGGCATAGAAGTTGAAGCTGGGGCTCATGTTGTTGCCAAATTCAAAAAAGCGCCAGCAAAAATCCTAAAGGCGGCAGCCAAATTGGAAACCGAAGCCGACTAA
- a CDS encoding M23 family metallopeptidase, producing MRKILGKIIQRFTPTMIHGNRADSPLTMNNRLWFLRENRFLFMTKNGPVEITVKPTYVISAAVVCFVGTVVIAISTVFLGYNAVGVVSRDSIQTANASITEIDLDSDRITDKLEVITLAPKTKNANPQDVPRKPAKARAALANASKKKADGITTSDDTFARMISKRAGVNALPTAGNEEAMMAANLLAKKTDPVSDPSISLADDSETAPKLAAAPLAPLRPKQTIDVGKSVQTQPSPRERAAIELAALGNLIPDFAFNSFYNNDTLNEPDSANEPSLALPNQGTVSAITLRQTPAPALDNAQVRMQKIEPENILPEIDSAVQEMKLLVSMVREIDTIRSRVANLGLLVENLPDYSSVGAALDRKDFKTLVLVLDNHRSALRKIPFKPPMLYFYISSNYGYRKHPVTKKKVFHHGIDLAGTWQEDILASAPGTVTFAGNAGSFGNVVRVRHAFGIETVFAHLSKIRVKKGQDISEGTVIGNMGRTGRTEGAHLHYEMRVNGQSLNPQLFFDVGRAMSVSGELRVVSSDR from the coding sequence ATGCGCAAAATACTCGGCAAAATCATTCAACGTTTTACCCCCACAATGATCCATGGCAACCGTGCCGATTCGCCTCTAACAATGAATAATAGATTATGGTTTCTGCGCGAAAACAGATTTCTGTTCATGACCAAGAATGGTCCAGTTGAGATTACCGTTAAGCCCACTTATGTGATTTCCGCAGCGGTTGTTTGTTTTGTCGGCACCGTCGTTATCGCTATTTCGACCGTGTTTCTGGGATATAACGCTGTTGGTGTTGTCAGCCGAGATTCTATCCAGACGGCGAATGCCAGCATCACCGAAATTGACTTGGATTCGGATCGTATCACAGACAAGCTAGAGGTGATAACGCTTGCCCCCAAGACAAAGAATGCAAACCCACAAGACGTACCCAGAAAACCTGCCAAAGCGCGCGCCGCGCTTGCCAACGCATCAAAAAAGAAAGCAGATGGCATAACGACGTCTGACGATACCTTTGCCCGTATGATTTCAAAACGGGCTGGTGTGAATGCGCTGCCAACTGCCGGAAATGAAGAAGCTATGATGGCCGCCAATCTGCTGGCGAAAAAAACAGATCCGGTTTCAGACCCGTCAATATCCCTAGCAGATGACAGTGAAACGGCGCCTAAGCTTGCCGCCGCGCCATTAGCCCCGTTGCGGCCTAAACAGACGATAGATGTTGGTAAATCCGTTCAAACCCAGCCAAGCCCAAGAGAACGCGCCGCTATTGAACTGGCCGCATTAGGTAATTTGATTCCAGATTTTGCCTTTAACAGCTTTTATAATAATGACACTTTGAATGAGCCTGATAGCGCTAATGAACCAAGCTTGGCGTTGCCAAATCAAGGCACAGTAAGCGCAATTACCTTGCGGCAGACACCCGCCCCCGCGCTTGATAATGCTCAGGTTCGCATGCAGAAGATCGAGCCCGAAAACATACTCCCTGAAATAGACAGCGCTGTTCAGGAAATGAAACTGCTTGTGTCCATGGTCAGAGAGATTGATACAATCCGAAGCCGCGTTGCCAATCTTGGTCTATTAGTAGAAAATTTACCAGACTATTCATCGGTTGGCGCGGCACTCGATCGTAAAGATTTTAAAACGCTGGTTCTGGTTTTAGACAATCATCGTTCTGCCTTGCGCAAAATTCCGTTCAAACCGCCAATGCTATATTTCTATATCTCGAGCAATTATGGCTATCGCAAGCATCCGGTGACAAAAAAGAAAGTATTCCATCACGGCATTGATCTGGCTGGCACATGGCAGGAAGATATACTGGCATCAGCACCAGGAACGGTGACATTTGCAGGGAATGCTGGCTCCTTTGGCAATGTGGTCAGGGTGCGTCATGCTTTTGGCATCGAAACCGTGTTTGCACATCTTTCCAAGATACGCGTCAAAAAGGGTCAGGATATCAGTGAAGGTACCGTGATCGGCAATATGGGCAGAACCGGCCGAACCGAAGGTGCCCACCTGCATTATGAAATGCGCGTGAATGGCCAATCACTGAATCCACAATTATTCTTTGATGTAGGTCGGGCCATGAGCGTTAGTGGTGAATTGCGGGTTGTTTCCAGCGATCGTTAA
- a CDS encoding ion transporter, whose translation MSGLSKKRVLEILSRSNGDDKVSMYCDRALSTLILLNLLAVSLESIDHLSIQYGYLFWAFELFSVTIFGCEYILRIWSSDANIDREGGTPAKLRFGYIFSFTGLIDLIAILPSILPLILGQIDLRWLRVLRLVRLLKISHYSTALEDLISAIREERNAFGAALYLFCIALFVSSALMYVVEHEVQPENFSSIPTTMWWSMITLTTVGYGDVSPMTSLGKLVGAATAIMGICVVALLTGIVATAFANQVARRKDIFEAEILHALADGVISEEELERIKKMQTELNLSDEHVRALIELLSERGTTKPD comes from the coding sequence ATGTCTGGCTTGAGTAAAAAACGGGTACTTGAAATACTCTCCCGCTCGAATGGTGACGATAAGGTCAGCATGTATTGTGACCGGGCGCTGTCAACATTGATCCTGTTGAACTTACTAGCTGTTTCACTTGAATCAATCGACCATTTAAGCATCCAATATGGTTATCTATTCTGGGCTTTTGAGCTGTTCTCGGTGACTATATTCGGCTGTGAATATATTCTGCGCATCTGGTCAAGTGATGCGAATATAGATCGCGAAGGTGGCACACCAGCAAAATTGCGTTTTGGCTATATCTTCAGCTTTACCGGTTTGATTGACCTGATTGCGATTTTGCCAAGTATATTGCCATTAATCCTGGGGCAGATAGACCTGCGCTGGCTTCGCGTACTAAGGCTTGTGCGCCTGTTGAAAATTTCGCATTATTCAACAGCTCTCGAGGATTTAATCTCGGCAATTCGTGAAGAGCGCAATGCTTTTGGCGCGGCGCTGTATCTTTTTTGCATTGCATTATTTGTATCCAGCGCCTTGATGTATGTCGTCGAACACGAAGTCCAGCCTGAGAATTTTTCATCAATACCGACGACAATGTGGTGGTCAATGATTACGCTGACAACTGTTGGTTATGGCGACGTGTCGCCGATGACATCCCTTGGCAAACTCGTCGGCGCGGCAACAGCCATTATGGGCATTTGTGTTGTGGCCTTGCTAACAGGTATTGTTGCCACGGCCTTTGCCAATCAAGTCGCGCGCCGCAAAGATATATTCGAGGCTGAAATCCTGCACGCGCTTGCTGACGGCGTAATATCGGAGGAAGAACTTGAACGTATCAAGAAAATGCAGACCGAACTTAACCTATCTGATGAACATGTAAGAGCTTTGATCGAACTGCTGAGCGAGCGAGGTACAACAAAGCCCGATTAG
- the rpoN gene encoding RNA polymerase factor sigma-54, giving the protein MQLMPSVNLKQKQSLVMTPQLQQAIKLLQMTNMDIAAFLEEQVLDNPFVEVSSPDKPDDGEKMKTSDADAQETAHDAFADVENGLNGTSDLSSSIENGTALADDPTAHSDLENRFSSEGLDLGRSSGSSNTGTDSDWDDLIGLVAERPASLREFVLRQIDLSITDTKQRFIAYELTDALEPSGWLGRSVEDVADMCTCTIDDVEDVLAVLQTLEPEGVFARDLAECLYIQAREQDDLCETMALVLDNLDVLGRGDMQWLARKAKCDVSDIADILMRIREFNPKPGEGFESNQFIASAPDVVVTKGKMGWIVDLNRSTLPSLVIDEDYGNKVAASNRGAKKDEAKNFAGDALGSARWLKRALEQRNSTTLKISGEIIRHQSEFLVHGLAALKPLALKDVAEAVGMHESTVSRVTSGLTISTPKGCFALKSFFSVSIATTDSGDGTAAAAVRNMIKEIVDGETSGKPLSDDAIAALVAKKGVKLARRTVAKYRDMLRIPSSSERRRQARMNVAS; this is encoded by the coding sequence ATGCAGTTAATGCCATCAGTAAATTTGAAGCAAAAGCAATCTTTGGTTATGACACCACAGTTGCAACAGGCCATCAAATTGTTGCAAATGACGAATATGGATATCGCCGCGTTCCTAGAGGAACAAGTGCTTGATAACCCCTTTGTTGAAGTTTCATCACCTGACAAACCAGATGATGGTGAAAAAATGAAAACCAGTGATGCTGATGCACAAGAGACTGCACATGATGCGTTTGCTGATGTTGAAAACGGTTTAAATGGTACATCCGATTTGTCGTCATCCATTGAGAATGGCACGGCATTGGCGGATGACCCGACAGCCCATAGTGATCTTGAAAATAGATTCAGTTCTGAAGGTCTTGATCTTGGCCGTTCGTCAGGTTCATCGAATACAGGAACGGATAGCGATTGGGATGACTTGATTGGTCTGGTTGCTGAACGTCCGGCAAGTCTGCGTGAATTCGTTCTGCGTCAAATTGACCTTAGTATTACCGACACCAAACAGCGTTTTATTGCTTATGAACTCACAGACGCTTTGGAGCCAAGTGGATGGCTTGGCCGGTCAGTAGAAGATGTGGCTGATATGTGCACATGCACCATTGACGATGTCGAAGATGTGCTGGCTGTTCTTCAGACACTTGAGCCCGAAGGTGTTTTTGCGCGTGATCTAGCGGAATGCTTATATATACAGGCACGCGAGCAGGATGATCTATGTGAAACAATGGCTTTGGTTCTGGATAATCTAGATGTTCTTGGCCGTGGCGATATGCAATGGCTGGCGCGCAAAGCAAAATGTGATGTTTCTGACATTGCTGATATTCTGATGCGTATTCGTGAGTTCAATCCAAAGCCTGGCGAAGGTTTTGAGAGCAACCAGTTTATTGCCAGTGCCCCTGATGTTGTGGTTACAAAGGGCAAAATGGGCTGGATTGTTGATCTGAACAGGTCAACTTTACCGTCACTTGTTATTGATGAAGATTATGGAAATAAGGTTGCAGCTAGCAACCGAGGTGCCAAAAAAGATGAAGCCAAGAATTTTGCTGGTGACGCATTGGGATCTGCACGCTGGTTGAAGCGCGCCCTTGAACAGCGTAATTCAACAACGCTGAAGATAAGTGGTGAAATCATTCGGCACCAAAGTGAATTTCTTGTGCATGGATTGGCAGCTTTGAAACCATTGGCACTCAAAGATGTTGCCGAGGCGGTTGGTATGCACGAAAGTACCGTTAGCCGGGTAACAAGTGGTTTGACAATCTCGACGCCAAAGGGATGTTTCGCTCTGAAATCATTCTTTAGCGTGTCTATTGCAACCACAGACTCAGGTGATGGAACAGCAGCTGCTGCGGTTCGCAATATGATTAAGGAAATCGTCGATGGTGAGACCAGCGGCAAACCCCTTAGTGATGATGCGATTGCGGCGTTGGTTGCCAAAAAGGGTGTGAAACTAGCCCGGCGTACCGTGGCTAAATATCGTGATATGCTCAGAATTCCATCATCATCAGAGCGTCGTCGCCAGGCGCGTATGAATGTGGCCAGCTAA
- a CDS encoding Lcl C-terminal domain-containing protein produces MREKIRNRLYVLSIMSLFFAVGHVGNAQATLFMARDHIVVDLRHGVDWLRCSIGQRWDGKTCTGEVLSLNHDMIAQAIEQANEQLDGEWRLPTRKELEGLVCNECGNPKIDAEMFPGTDSVPYWTGQVNEFAKRHMWSVNFATGFTYGRFFPYQQLAVRLVRDRH; encoded by the coding sequence ATGCGTGAGAAAATACGAAATCGACTATATGTATTGTCTATAATGTCATTATTCTTTGCAGTTGGGCATGTGGGCAACGCACAGGCCACCTTGTTTATGGCGCGCGATCACATTGTCGTTGATCTAAGGCATGGTGTTGATTGGCTGCGTTGTAGCATTGGTCAGCGCTGGGATGGCAAAACCTGCACAGGCGAGGTGCTATCGCTAAATCATGACATGATTGCTCAGGCCATAGAACAGGCGAATGAACAGCTTGACGGGGAATGGCGTCTGCCCACGCGCAAAGAACTCGAAGGCTTGGTATGTAATGAATGCGGTAATCCTAAAATTGATGCAGAGATGTTTCCCGGAACCGACTCAGTACCTTATTGGACAGGTCAGGTAAATGAGTTTGCCAAGCGTCATATGTGGTCTGTCAATTTTGCGACAGGTTTTACATATGGCCGTTTTTTCCCATATCAGCAACTAGCTGTTCGCCTTGTTCGCGATCGTCATTAA
- a CDS encoding motility protein A — MDIASLIGILGAIGMIMWAMLSGGGLGTFIDTPSVLIVFGGTFFAVMYTTPLATFLGSFGVMGKAFLPPIKKQEDLIERMVELAGIARKDGMMALEGQEVPDKFFSKGMQMLVDGADETKLTAQLNQEIKAMKMRHESNQNVVKAWIDIAPAMGMIGTLVGLVLMLGNMADPKAIGPAMAVALLTTLYGAFIANVLFAPMLTKLEGYTTYEVTYREMVVAGLRNIARGESPRNIQDQLVSNLPPKIQQKLEEAV, encoded by the coding sequence ATGGATATAGCTTCTCTTATTGGAATACTTGGTGCCATTGGCATGATTATGTGGGCCATGCTATCAGGTGGTGGCCTTGGCACATTTATTGATACGCCGTCAGTTTTGATTGTTTTTGGCGGTACTTTTTTTGCTGTCATGTACACAACGCCTCTTGCAACTTTTCTGGGTAGCTTCGGCGTCATGGGAAAAGCGTTCCTGCCACCTATTAAAAAGCAGGAAGATCTGATTGAGCGTATGGTTGAACTGGCCGGTATTGCCCGTAAAGATGGTATGATGGCACTTGAGGGACAGGAAGTGCCCGACAAGTTTTTTTCTAAAGGTATGCAGATGCTGGTTGATGGGGCTGACGAAACAAAGCTTACCGCCCAGTTGAATCAAGAAATCAAGGCCATGAAGATGCGTCATGAATCCAATCAAAATGTTGTGAAAGCTTGGATTGATATTGCACCAGCGATGGGCATGATTGGTACACTTGTCGGTTTGGTGCTTATGTTGGGTAACATGGCCGATCCAAAAGCGATTGGTCCTGCCATGGCGGTTGCCTTGCTTACAACACTCTATGGTGCCTTTATCGCAAACGTTTTGTTTGCGCCAATGCTGACCAAGCTTGAAGGCTATACAACATATGAAGTTACCTATCGTGAGATGGTTGTTGCCGGACTGCGCAATATTGCCCGCGGTGAGTCACCTCGTAACATTCAAGACCAACTGGTCTCTAACCTGCCGCCTAAGATACAGCAGAAGCTTGAAGAAGCTGTATAG
- a CDS encoding OmpA family protein has translation MAEEVEEVEEKEEEDCPKCPPVGAPAWMATFADMATLLMAFFVLILSFAEFNVPKFKQISGSLKNAFGVQRTVPIVEQPKGTTILSLNFSPNPAPSATNQMNQETTKDTQPDLDIKNKDKDDDGGDLDNAEDIVKALEDAIARGEIEVESLGEKVIVNFTPTNAPEENMPQLLKETLNAIEQAKDAAGKAEAEVLFGGLEQQLEKMLAAAESASASQSQSEAEEAEAQEQQEKQNAQAAIAEDELKVALRQEIGQGLVTVEREEDRVLITVGSGGAFASGSAELTDSAREIMQQIAEVSAGGSSSINVSGHTDNVPLIFGSQFRDNWDLAAARASSVVQALEDSGQVPGNRMQAVSFGESMPLESNDTAEGRALNRRIEIEINY, from the coding sequence ATGGCTGAAGAAGTCGAAGAAGTTGAAGAGAAGGAAGAGGAAGATTGTCCTAAATGTCCTCCCGTGGGTGCGCCTGCATGGATGGCTACCTTTGCTGACATGGCGACATTGCTGATGGCGTTCTTCGTTCTTATTCTGTCTTTTGCGGAATTCAACGTACCAAAGTTCAAACAGATTTCTGGTTCTTTGAAAAATGCTTTTGGTGTGCAGCGGACTGTTCCCATTGTTGAGCAGCCAAAAGGCACAACTATTCTGTCGCTGAATTTCAGCCCAAACCCAGCCCCATCTGCGACTAACCAGATGAATCAGGAAACGACAAAAGACACACAGCCTGATCTGGATATCAAGAACAAAGACAAAGATGACGATGGCGGCGATCTTGATAATGCAGAAGATATTGTTAAGGCGCTTGAAGATGCCATCGCGCGCGGTGAAATCGAGGTCGAATCCCTTGGTGAAAAAGTGATTGTGAATTTCACGCCTACCAACGCGCCTGAGGAAAATATGCCACAGCTTTTGAAAGAAACCTTGAATGCTATCGAGCAGGCCAAGGATGCCGCTGGCAAGGCCGAGGCCGAAGTGCTTTTTGGTGGTCTTGAGCAACAGCTTGAGAAAATGCTGGCGGCCGCAGAATCTGCCAGTGCCAGTCAATCACAATCAGAAGCAGAAGAAGCCGAAGCACAAGAACAGCAAGAAAAGCAGAATGCACAAGCAGCGATTGCTGAAGATGAGCTGAAAGTGGCTTTGCGTCAGGAAATTGGTCAGGGGCTAGTAACGGTCGAACGTGAAGAGGATCGTGTCCTTATTACCGTTGGATCAGGCGGCGCCTTTGCATCCGGTTCAGCCGAGCTGACAGATAGCGCCAGGGAGATCATGCAGCAAATCGCCGAGGTGAGCGCTGGTGGCTCTAGTTCAATCAATGTATCTGGTCATACGGATAATGTGCCACTTATCTTTGGATCGCAATTCCGTGACAATTGGGATCTGGCTGCGGCGCGTGCCTCAAGTGTTGTGCAGGCACTCGAAGATAGTGGTCAAGTTCCAGGTAACCGCATGCAGGCTGTTAGTTTTGGTGAGTCCATGCCACTGGAGAGCAATGATACGGCTGAAGGGCGCGCACTGAACCGACGCATTGAGATTGAGATCAACTATTAG
- the flhB gene encoding flagellar biosynthesis protein FlhB produces the protein MAEESSDGQEKTEDPSERKLEKAREDGQVLSSKEAFVFTTLAMAVVLMMGLSSVSSAGLTHWGTLFRWDNADHIDTLAFGKLVQSFWMIIIISTIIGVPMMIVTLFTQLAVGGVNFAPKSMAFKANRINPISGLKRMFSAKSLVELGKSILKVVLLFGVAGLLIYGQLPSILRLSEGTLNGAIEKMGDVFPALLGAMLIVLFIIAAIDYSWQSYSHTKKLKMSRQEQKDEHKQTEGSPEVKAKIRRMQMEQSQASSQQRESLENVADATAIITNPTHFAVALKYVAGEAGAPVVLAMGKGRIAEQIIERANDSKITIMRSPLLARALFFTSDIGGEISEKLYNAVAIALAYIYRIDNGETLGMPDIDLPEDLRFDENGKTSKDVE, from the coding sequence ATGGCTGAAGAATCCAGTGATGGGCAAGAAAAGACCGAAGACCCCTCCGAACGGAAACTCGAAAAAGCCCGCGAAGATGGTCAAGTATTATCCTCCAAGGAAGCCTTTGTATTCACAACATTGGCCATGGCAGTTGTCCTTATGATGGGACTATCCTCTGTATCGTCAGCTGGACTGACACATTGGGGTACATTGTTCCGCTGGGATAATGCGGATCATATTGATACACTTGCTTTTGGCAAACTTGTGCAGTCATTTTGGATGATCATTATCATATCGACCATTATTGGTGTGCCGATGATGATTGTTACGCTGTTTACGCAGCTTGCTGTTGGCGGGGTCAATTTCGCCCCTAAGTCGATGGCGTTCAAAGCGAACCGTATAAATCCCATATCTGGTCTGAAGCGTATGTTTTCGGCTAAATCACTTGTTGAACTTGGCAAGTCGATATTAAAGGTTGTGCTACTGTTTGGTGTCGCTGGTTTGCTAATTTATGGCCAGTTGCCCAGCATTTTACGTCTATCTGAAGGCACGCTCAACGGCGCCATAGAAAAAATGGGTGACGTATTTCCGGCGCTTTTGGGTGCCATGTTGATCGTTCTATTCATTATCGCGGCGATTGATTATTCCTGGCAAAGCTACTCACATACCAAGAAGTTGAAAATGAGCCGGCAGGAACAGAAAGACGAACATAAGCAAACCGAGGGTTCACCTGAAGTGAAAGCCAAAATTCGCCGCATGCAGATGGAACAATCACAAGCCTCAAGCCAGCAACGTGAATCGCTTGAAAATGTCGCGGATGCTACAGCCATTATCACCAACCCAACACATTTTGCCGTCGCGCTTAAATATGTTGCGGGTGAAGCAGGCGCGCCAGTTGTTTTGGCTATGGGTAAGGGGCGCATTGCCGAACAGATTATCGAACGCGCTAATGATTCAAAAATCACCATAATGCGCAGCCCGCTTCTTGCCCGTGCTTTGTTCTTTACGAGTGACATTGGCGGTGAAATTAGCGAAAAATTATATAATGCTGTTGCGATCGCCTTGGCCTATATTTATCGCATTGATAATGGTGAAACGCTTGGCATGCCGGATATCGATTTGCCTGAAGATCTGCGTTTTGATGAGAATGGTAAGACAAGTAAGGATGTAGAATAA